From Brassica rapa cultivar Chiifu-401-42 chromosome A06, CAAS_Brap_v3.01, whole genome shotgun sequence:
ACTCCGACGAATAGCGAGACCCCCGGACCTTCCGATCTCCGAGTCGAGCTCAACGCCAAAAGAACCAAACATGCGCTGAGCCAAGGATCTTCACCAGCATCTACAGGCGATAGCCCTGTCGTCGATTTGCGCGATCAACTTAACGCACGGATGGACGATCTGCGTACGAAACTGGACCGCAAAAGGGCTGAGCCATCGGAAGAAAGCAAGGATCTCCGAGCTCTCCTCATCAAGAAGCAAGCAAGCGTCAGGCCGCGGATCAATGTGATTATGGGAGCCCTCTTCCGTCACCTTGCGGGGAATCAGTACAATCAGTCAAGGATCACCGCCGACTGGTGGATACCTCGCAGCGTTGGCCACAGAAGCTTCCAAACGATCCCCCAATCTCCTTCTCGACAGAAGACCTCCTCGGAATAAACTTCCCTCATAACGATCCCCTTCTCGTAGTTTTGGCTATCGATAAGTACGATGTTACCAAagtgctaatcgataccggCAGCTCAGTCGATATCATTTTTCGCGAAACTCTCGTAAAAATGGGTATCGACTTAAAAGACGTGAAACCATCTTCCAGAACTCTCACCGGCTTCAACGGCTCCTCCGAAGTAATACTGGGAACTATCCGGCTCTCAGTACAAGCAGAGGGAGTAACTCGGATGGTCAAATTCTCGGTGGTCAGTACCAAGGCTCCCTATCACGTGATACTAGGTACCCCATGGCTGTACTCTATGCGAGCAATTGCATCTACATACCATCAATGTATTAAATTCCCGGGAGTGGACGGGATGGTTAAGACAGTAAGAGGAGATCAATGAGCCGCACGAGATCTTTTGATCGCCACGGTCAAATTACAGCGTTCGCAGTCACTAGTCAACTCGGTTTCCCCTCCAATAAGTAAGGTCTGCCCACAAAAGGAAGAAGTGCTCGAAGTCCCTGTCGACGAGTCAGACCCAAGCAAAGTACTACGAGTAGGCGCCTACTTATCAGACGAGATGCAGCGTACTATCCTGGATTTCCTGAAGCAGAACTTATCTACCTTTGCATGGTCAATGTCCGACATGCAGGGGATCGTCCCTTCCGTCACGACTCACGAGGTTAACGTGGATCCAAATATCAAGCCCATCCGACAGAAGAGACGAAAATTGGGCCCCGAGAGATCCAAAGCAGTCGTCGAGGAAGTCGAGCGTTTACTCAGCGCGGGCTCGATAACGGAAGTCCGTTACCTGGAATGGCTCGCCAACCCAGTGGTCGTCAAGAAGAAAAACGGCAAGTGGCGTATGTGCGTCGACTTTACCGATCTCAACAAAGCCTGTCCAAAGGACAGCTATCCGCTTCCGAATATCGACAGACTCGTTGAGTCaacttaatgagatcctaggactcttctctggatggtttggatagatccttgcataaacgaatcaaagactcaagtttatcaaggctgtggatcgaatggtgacacaagaggctgcggaaaggctccttgatactcctaggcttagatcggatatgacacacctttctaaagcccttgggcgttggatattacacaccaacagactggatattacacaccagacactctcttaactcgtgaaagcaagggagaagaaaacacaaaggtttaagtgaaagaaaacttgatagatgctagggttgccgtcacacacatatatatagtgaaaggcttggaacaggctccaagcatttcgaaattaaagtaacaggctcctccaattaatgtagaaacaaagacataacttagatagagttttcgaaaataaaagacataagtacttagaaataaaagataacataagattcttcatgtggtttggtccgagagtatcaattaggtgataagatagcaagactatggcctcattaaaaacctatcattgcaaaacccaatgggacaaaagcaatgataggaaaagagcacacatagcttgctagcctagatgatactcagcttgatggtaagatggcttgaatggtgataagcgtatcttgaagtatcaagcttcctccaagacattcttcttgctccaaggacttcctgattagtcctccaatagcttctttgagtttcctagctctggctcgagttatgggacctttaggaatggttaagacctcatcttcttcagCTGGTTCATCTTTAAACTCtccatctctatctccatcagctggctggtccatgatcatatcatcccctccctcttgaaaaggatttgacctcaaatcaggttcatctgcaataaaagggatcaagtcagtaacattgaagctattactcacatcatacttaccttggagatcaatcttgtaggcattgttgctgatcttctttatgatctcaaaaggtccatcaattctcggcataagctttgacttcctctcattaggaaacctctcttttctcaaatgaacccaaactttGTCACCCTCCttaaagaccatctcacgccttcctttgttggcatgcttgacatactgcttagttttctcttcaatgttgagcctagcttGCTCGTGAagttgtttcaccatctctgccttctttttgccatccaaactgaccctttcacactcaggtaaaggaattaaatccaaaggagaggtgggattgaacccataaacgaTTTCAAAGGgtgaaaacttagaagcagaatgcacagcatgattatatgcaaattcacaatgtggcagatagtcttcccaagatttcagattctttttaatgaatgcacgcaagagtgttcctagagttctattaactacttcagtctgtccatcagtttgcggatgacaagtagtggagaacaacaacttagtgcctagcttagaccaaagagttttccaaaaataactaagaaacttagtatctctatcagaaactatggtcctaggcatgccatgtaaacgcacaatctccttaaagaacagATTAGCTAtatgtaatgcatcatcagttttgtgacatgctataaaatgtgccatttttgagaacctgtcaacaacaacaaagatagaatccttcccagtcctagttctaggcaatccaacaatgaaatccatagatatgtcattccaaggatgataaggaatagggagaggagtatacaaaccgtgagactgaaccttagacttagcttgcttgcaagttgcacatctctcacatagtttctccacatcacttttcatccgaggccaaaagaaatgatcctgcaaagttttaagagtctttgcaataccaaagtgacccatgagacttcctccatgagattccctaacaaacaaatctctcaaagagcaattaggcacacacagtctattatcataaaagaggaatccatcatgtctaaagtaatgtccagcagcaaatttctcacaagagttataagcttctttaaaatctggatcagattcatacatatctttaatctgctcaaaacctaacaacttagcatcaagagtgtttaagagaacataccttcgagatagtgcatcagcaactatattttctttaccttgtttgtacttgatgacataaggaaaggtttctatgaattctacccatcttgcgtgtctcttgctgagcttgttctgtcctttcaagtacttgagggactcatgatcagtgtgtatcacaaactccttgggccacaagtagtgctgccaagtctgcaaagctctcaccaaggcatacaattccttatcataagttgcatagttgagagtggcgcctccaagcttctcactgaagtaagctATGGGTCTCTTTTCCTGCATCAAAACAGCACCCACTCCaataccagaagcatcacattcaatctcaaaggttttattaaaatctggaAGTATCAGAAGAGGGgcgtgagtaagcttctctttaaggcattggaaggcagtctcttgtgcttctccccacttgaatccgacttctttctttATCACTTCAGTCAAGGGAGCTGCTATAGTGCTAAAGTTTTTAACAAACCGCCTGTAGAAACCAGCAAGCCCGTGGAAGCTCCTCACTTCACTTATAGTCTTaggaattggccattcttgaattgctctcaccttctcctgatccacctttactccatctgcaatcacaacaaagcctaggaagaccaagttatccgtacaaaaagtgcatttcttaaggttagcaaacagtttttcttttctcaacacatcaagaacagaCTTAAGATGATCTATATGCTCTTCTAGGTTCTTACTGTAAacaaggatatcatcaaagtatactacCACAAACAAGCCTATGAAAGATCtaagcacatggttcatcaatctcataaaagtgctaggagcattggttaatccaaaaggcatgactaaccactcatacaacccatgcttagtcttaaaggctgttttccactcatctccctctttcattcttatttgatgatatccactctttaaatctatcttagagaagacactagaaccatgcaattcatcaagcatatcatctaatctaggaatagggtggcgatacttcacggttatattgttgattgctctacaatcaacacacatgcgccagctcccatctttcttaggcacaaggagcacagGCACAGCACATGGGCTCATACTCTCACGGATATGGCCTTTCTTCATTAGTTCCTCAACCTGTCTTTGTAGCTCCTTGGTTTCCACCGGATTAGTCCTGTATGCTGGTCTGTTGGGAAGAGTAGCTCCTGgtacaaaatcaatctgatgctcaatcccaCGAATAGGTGGCAAACCAATGGGATTATCTTCTGGAAATACATCCTggtattcctgtaaaagagctgACATCTCACTCGGATACACCGGTATACAATCAGTTAGGGACAAAAgagattctttaaaaataaataagagaacCGATTGATGAGAATAAAGCGATCTTTTGATTTCACTAGCTTTAGCATAGAAGTTGTGTTGCTTATctggtttgagatcaatctctttctttttctgaagctgaaGCTGGTCTTCATGCACTTCTTTAGGAGTTAGAGGCACCAAGACAGTTCGCTTGCCGTTGAActcaaaagaatgtttgttggtgaagccatcatggaTGACACGCctatcaaactgccaaggccttccCAGTAATATGTGGCTGGCTTCCATGGGTATCACATCACAGAGAATGTCATCTTCATACCTCCCAATGGACAAGGGTATAGAAACCTGAGTAGATACCCTCATCTCGCCTTCTTCATTAAGCCACTGCAGCCGGTAAGGTTTAGGATGCTTTTGAGTtttcaaaccaagcttcttTACCATTGTCTCGCTAGCAACATTAACACAGCTTCCACCGTCGATGATCAGGCtgcagacctttccttgcaccaGACAACGTGTGTAGAACaagttctctctttgttcttgctcCTCAGTTTTGTTTTGCAAACTGAGAGTTCTTCTTGCAACCAAAAGTCTACCTTGAACTGGTTCTTCCTCATACTCAGCTTCTGATAGTTCTTGATCAGTCTTTAGTTTCTCATCTTCAGATTCAAACTCTCCATTCTCCAGAAGAATCATAACTCTCTTGTTAGTACACTCGTTAGCATAGTGCCCACgcccttggcacttaaaacacttcacatctcttgcacgcgagcttgtagcctccactttacccttatctttgttgtagatgctactagacttaggttcttcttttggctgtggCTTGCTCTCCTTCTGATAGCTTGGTTTATCTTTCTTAGAGGTCTGGTATCTACTGGAACCATAGCTGCCACGCGCAtaacttcttctcttaacttgctgctccaccaagatagctttgtgtagcatctcctctatctccaagtagtgttgcatctccactctgtcttgtatctcacggttgagtccaccaagaaaacgtgccatagtagcttcactgtcctcagatacacaagctctcAGCATAAGCAATTCTatctcttgaaagtattcctctacaGACTTTGATCCTTGTGTAAGCAGTCTCAGCTTTTGGTGAAGATCACGATGATAATGActtggtacaaacctcttgcgcatcacagctttcatctctgcccatgtttcaatgggaaattcaccattgcgcctcttgtttgtaaccaactgatcccaccagctcaaagcataatcattgaactcggtagcagccacttgaatcttcttagtctctgagtaatgctgacagttgaaaacgagttctatcttcttttcccactcaagataggcatctggatcagctttgccatggaaaggagggatcttaagctTCAATCCTGATAGCTCATTGCGTCTATACCTTCGGCCCTCATGATCATgtcgagatcttctactgctatGTCTCGAGCCGgagctatggctacttctctcatagaagttatcagtttcttctgatccagcatgctcacgctggccttgtctgtttcttctttgcTCACGTATCTGGCCAGATGCTTGTCCCTGCCCATCATTCGGTCTCTGATCATACTTTTCTTCCAGCAACTTTACCATCGCTTCcatcacttgtttggtgattgcttcttgtAACAACTTATTCCTTCTCACAAAGGTTTCATCATCCTCCTCAGATCCCATTACTTCCTGACACACACAAGACTTGAACCAGTAAGTAGTTCAAAGAAATCGAAACACGAAAAGGATTCAAATAAGAAAACACAAAGATTTAAACAAGGCGGCAATCGATACTTGAGAAACACGCAacgatttgaattttttatcaCTGACTAAATGGAAATAACacagatcagattcaacggaTGATGAAATGAGGTTTAAACAATCCTGATCTACGATTCTAATAACAGATCGAATCACACAAACACAAGAAACTTTCGGATCAAGCAAACCAataacgtaatcgacaagaatgtgaaaggtttttgtttaaaatttgatCGAAATTCTCAGATCTAGCAATATGAGTTACGAAACAATCAGATCTAACAATCCTGataatgaaaacaaacaaatcaagTGAAAATCAACACACAAGAACCGAATGATCAAGTGAAACGACAAATAGTAGATCTTATGAACaagcaaaagagaaatcgaaactccccttccagagtgctaTGATACCACTTAATCAGATCCTAGGActcttctctggatggtttggatagatccttgcataaacgaatcaaagactcaagtttatcaaggctgtggatcgaatggtgacacaagaggctgcggaaaggctccttgatactcctaggcttagatcggatatgacacacctttctaaagcccttgggcgttggatattacacaccaacagactggatattacacaccagacactctcttaactcgtgaaagcaagggagaagaaaacacaaaggtttaagtgaaagaaaacttgatagatgctagggttgccgtcacacacatatatatagtgaaaggcttggaacaggctccaagcatttcgaaattaaaggaacaggctcctccaattaatgtagaaacaaagacataacttagatagagttttcgaaaataaaagacataagtacttagaaataaaagataacataagattcttcatgtggtttggtccgagagtatcaattaggtgataagatagcaagactatggcctcattaaaaacctatcattgcaaaacccaatgggacaaaaacaatgataggaaaagagcacacatagcttgctagcctagatgatactcagcttgatggtaagatggcttgaatggtgataagcgtatcttgaagtatcaagcttcctccaagacattcttcttgctccaaggacttcctgattagtcctccaatagcttctttgagtttcctagctctggctcgagttatgggacctttaggaatggttaagacctcatcttcttcagCTGGTTCATCTTTAAACTCtccatctctatctccatcagctggctggtccatgatcatatcacaaCTGCCGGCAATGAAATGCTCACGTTTATGGATGCTTTCTCGGGATACAACCAGATTATGATGCATCCGGACGACCGAGAGAAGACATCATTCATAGCCGATCAAGGAACCTACTGCTATAAAGTGATGCCCTTCGGGCTAAAGAATGCCGGAGCAACGTACCAGCGACTTGTCAACCGTATGTTCGCCAAGCAGCTTGGTACCACCATGGAAGTCTACATCGATGATATGCTCGTCAAGTCACTCCGAGAAGACGACCACCTGACGCACTTACGGGAGTGTTTCGACATTCTTAACACATACAAGATGAAGTTAAACCCGGCCAAGTGCACTTTTGGCGTGTCATCCGGAGAATTTCTTGGCTACATAGTAACGCAGCGGGGAATCGAAGCAAACCCGAAGAAAATATCAGCTGCCCTCGACCTACCAAGTCCGAGAAACTGCCGAGAAGTCCAACGACTAACCGGCCGAATCGCAGCACTCAATCGTTTTATCTCCCGATCCACCGACAAATTCCTCCCCTTCTACGATCTCCTCCGAGGAAATAAGAAATTCATCTGGGACGACAAGTGCAAAGAGGCTTTTAATCAGCTCAAGCACTATCTGACGACGCCCCCGATCTTGGCAAAGCCAGACATAGGCGACGTTTTATCCCTCTACATTGCGGTTTCATCCGCAGCAGTCAGCAGTGTACTAATCAAGGAGGACCGAGGAGAGCAACGACCCGTTTTCTACATGAGTAGAAGGATGACTGGACCAGAAACCAGGTATCCGACACTCGAAAAGATGGCCCTGGCTGTCGTCGAATCAGCGAGGAAACTTCGCCCTTACTTTCAGTCACACTCGGTGGAAGTTCTTACCGACCAGCCGCTCCGAACTGTTTTGCAAAACACGAACAGAGCTGGCCGTCTTACCAAGTGGGCGATAGAACTCGGTGAGCTCGACATCACTTACAAATGTAGTACCGCCGCTAAAGATCAAGTCCTCGCCGATTTCCTCGTGGAATTATCTCCGGAACTTGCCCAAGATCTAGAAACCTCAGATTCAACCTAGATTCTGCATGTCGACAGTTCCTTGACAAACAAAGGTTCAGGAGCAGGAGTTCAACTTCAATCACCAACGGGAGAACTCATTCGACAATCGTTCAGCTTTGGTTTCCCGTTATCGAACAACGA
This genomic window contains:
- the LOC103848687 gene encoding uncharacterized protein LOC103848687 → MGIDLKDVKPSSRTLTGFNGSSEVILGTIRLSVQAEGVTRMVKFSVVSTKAPYHVILGTPWLYSMRAIASTYHQCIKFPGVDGMVKTRSQSLVNSVSPPISKVCPQKEEVLEVPVDESDPSKVLRVGAYLSDEMQRTILDFLKQNLSTFAWSMSDMQGIVPSVTTHEVNVDPNIKPIRQKRRKLGPERSKAVVEEVERLLSAGSITEVRYLEWLANPVVVKKKNGKWRMCVDFTDLNKACPKDSYPLPNIDRLVEST